A part of Quatrionicoccus australiensis genomic DNA contains:
- the gatB gene encoding Asp-tRNA(Asn)/Glu-tRNA(Gln) amidotransferase subunit GatB: protein MNQWEVVIGIETHAQLATVSKIFSGASTAFGAEPNTQACAVDLALPGVLPVLNKQAVECAIRFGLAIDAEVARKSVFARKNYFYPDLPKGYQISQMDLPVVVGGQIAVQVGQGDKAYEKVVHLTRAHLEEDAGKSLHEDFHGKSGIDLNRAGTPLLEIVTEPDMRSSDEAVAYAKALHALVQWIGICDGNMQEGSFRCDANVSVRPKGQAEFGTRREIKNLNSFRFLKEAIDFEVQWQINEIEEGRKIQQATVLFDPDSGETRMMRSKEDAHDYRYFPDPDLLPLIISEEWLARVRSELPELPVQKRERFVSEFGLSIYDATTLTASQEMAAYFESTVTVAGKANAKPCANWVMVDLAARLNKEGQEISTSPVSAEQLGGLIQRIADNTISNNIAKKVFDGLWTGEGKTADEIIEKQGLKQITDTGAIEALVDEVLAANAANVAEFRAGKEKAFNALVGQVMKAAKGKANPQQVNDLLRAKLAG from the coding sequence ATGAATCAGTGGGAAGTGGTGATTGGCATCGAAACGCACGCGCAACTGGCGACCGTTTCGAAAATTTTCTCCGGCGCCTCGACGGCTTTCGGTGCCGAACCCAATACGCAGGCCTGTGCGGTCGACCTCGCCTTGCCCGGCGTTTTGCCGGTGCTCAACAAGCAGGCCGTCGAATGCGCCATCCGCTTCGGTCTGGCGATCGATGCTGAAGTCGCTCGCAAGTCGGTGTTTGCCCGCAAGAATTACTTCTACCCCGATCTGCCCAAGGGCTATCAGATCAGCCAGATGGACCTGCCGGTCGTCGTCGGCGGCCAGATTGCGGTGCAGGTTGGGCAGGGCGACAAGGCCTACGAAAAGGTCGTGCACCTGACCCGTGCCCATCTTGAAGAAGATGCCGGCAAGTCGCTGCACGAGGATTTTCACGGCAAGTCGGGTATCGACCTCAATCGTGCCGGCACGCCGCTGCTTGAAATCGTTACCGAGCCGGACATGCGCTCCTCCGACGAGGCTGTCGCCTACGCCAAGGCTCTGCACGCGCTGGTCCAGTGGATTGGCATCTGCGACGGTAACATGCAGGAAGGCTCGTTCCGTTGCGATGCCAATGTTTCGGTGCGCCCGAAAGGCCAGGCCGAATTTGGCACACGTCGTGAAATCAAGAACCTCAATTCCTTCCGTTTCCTCAAGGAAGCCATCGACTTCGAAGTCCAGTGGCAGATCAACGAGATCGAGGAAGGCCGCAAGATCCAGCAGGCGACCGTGCTGTTCGATCCGGACAGTGGCGAGACGCGCATGATGCGCAGCAAGGAAGACGCGCACGACTACCGCTACTTCCCCGATCCCGACCTGCTGCCGCTGATCATTTCCGAGGAGTGGCTCGCCCGCGTTCGCAGCGAACTGCCGGAATTGCCGGTGCAGAAGCGTGAACGCTTCGTCAGTGAGTTCGGCCTCTCGATATACGACGCGACGACGCTGACCGCCAGCCAGGAAATGGCCGCTTATTTCGAGTCGACCGTTACGGTTGCCGGCAAGGCCAATGCCAAGCCCTGCGCCAACTGGGTGATGGTTGATCTGGCCGCCCGGCTCAACAAGGAAGGCCAGGAAATCAGCACTTCGCCGGTCAGCGCCGAACAACTGGGTGGCTTGATCCAGCGTATCGCCGACAACACCATTTCCAACAACATCGCGAAAAAGGTGTTCGATGGACTGTGGACCGGTGAGGGCAAGACGGCCGACGAGATCATCGAGAAACAGGGCCTGAAGCAGATCACCGACACGGGTGCCATTGAAGCGCTGGTCGACGAAGTGCTTGCTGCGAATGCCGCCAATGTCGCCGAATTCCGCGCCGGCAAGGAAAAGGCATTCAACGCGCTGGTCGGTCAGGTCATGAAGGCGGCCAAGGGCAAGGCCAATCCGCAACAGGTCAACGATCTGCTGCGCGCCAAGCTGGCTGGCTGA
- the pyrE gene encoding orotate phosphoribosyltransferase: protein MDFRQDFIEFAVDCKVLRFGEFKTKAGRLSPYFFNAGLFNDGNSLGRLAEFYAKAAETGGIQFDMLFGPAYKGIPLVAAIAVALAGRGSNFPFAYNRKEAKDHGEGGTIVGAPLSGKVLIVDDVISAGTSVRESVEMIRAAGATPAGVLIALDRQERGLGDLSAVQEVQRDYGIPVIAVAGLADLMAFLEHHPEFASYRGAVAHYREQYGVSV from the coding sequence ATGGACTTTCGTCAGGATTTCATCGAATTCGCGGTCGACTGCAAGGTTTTGCGCTTTGGCGAATTCAAGACCAAGGCGGGACGGCTCTCGCCTTATTTCTTCAACGCCGGTTTGTTTAACGATGGCAATTCGCTTGGTCGCCTCGCCGAATTCTACGCGAAAGCAGCTGAAACCGGCGGCATCCAGTTCGACATGCTGTTCGGTCCGGCCTACAAGGGCATCCCGCTGGTCGCAGCGATCGCCGTTGCCCTGGCCGGCCGTGGCAGCAACTTCCCCTTCGCCTACAACCGCAAGGAAGCCAAGGATCATGGCGAAGGCGGCACCATCGTCGGCGCGCCGCTGAGCGGCAAGGTACTGATCGTTGATGACGTGATCTCGGCCGGCACCTCGGTGCGCGAATCGGTCGAAATGATCCGCGCCGCCGGCGCCACCCCGGCCGGCGTGCTGATCGCACTCGACCGGCAGGAGCGTGGTCTGGGCGATTTGTCGGCAGTCCAGGAAGTTCAACGCGATTACGGCATCCCGGTGATTGCCGTTGCCGGCCTGGCAGACCTGATGGCCTTCCTGGAACACCATCCCGAGTTCGCATCGTATCGTGGTGCCGTTGCTCACTACCGTGAACAGTACGGTGTCAGCGTCTAG
- a CDS encoding exodeoxyribonuclease III yields the protein MLRIISLNLNGIRSAWSKNVLSWVVAQQADIICLQELKAQLPDLSPEMLQPDGMHAYYHCAEKKGYSGVGIWSRSKPDRVIEGFDGGEFDAEGRYIRADFGNLSVISLYLPSGSSSPERQEAKFRFLDLFFPQMLALRAEGREIVLCGDWNIAHQQIDLKNWKSNQKNSGFLPEERAWLSRVFDEQGWVDVYRRLHPATTDDCYTWWSNRGQAWAKNVGWRIDYQIATPGLAAQARAASVYKAERFSDHAPLVIDYD from the coding sequence ATGTTACGCATCATCTCCCTGAATCTCAACGGTATACGCTCCGCCTGGAGTAAAAATGTGTTGTCCTGGGTGGTTGCCCAGCAGGCTGACATCATCTGTCTGCAGGAACTGAAAGCACAATTGCCTGATCTTTCGCCCGAAATGCTGCAGCCCGATGGTATGCATGCGTACTACCACTGTGCTGAAAAGAAGGGTTACAGTGGTGTCGGTATCTGGAGCCGGAGCAAGCCGGATCGCGTCATCGAGGGTTTTGACGGTGGCGAGTTCGATGCCGAAGGGCGCTATATTCGCGCTGACTTTGGCAATCTGTCGGTGATTTCGCTGTATTTGCCGTCCGGTTCCTCGTCACCCGAGCGCCAGGAAGCCAAATTCCGTTTTCTTGATCTGTTCTTTCCGCAAATGCTTGCCCTGCGGGCGGAAGGGCGGGAAATCGTGCTTTGTGGCGACTGGAATATCGCGCATCAGCAAATTGACCTGAAAAACTGGAAATCGAACCAGAAAAACTCGGGTTTTCTGCCGGAGGAGCGTGCCTGGCTGAGCCGGGTATTCGACGAGCAGGGCTGGGTCGATGTCTATCGCCGACTCCATCCCGCGACGACCGACGATTGCTACACTTGGTGGAGCAATCGTGGCCAGGCCTGGGCGAAGAATGTTGGTTGGCGTATCGATTACCAGATCGCTACTCCCGGGTTGGCTGCCCAGGCGAGGGCAGCCTCGGTGTACAAGGCCGAGCGCTTTTCCGATCACGCACCACTGGTCATTGATTACGATTAG
- a CDS encoding DUF883 family protein: MSQELSAANKDKLVSDLKAVVSDAEEILRATAGAAGEKVGELRTKIELRLRDAKERLADAEAILVDKTKAAARATDDFVHDQPWKAVGVAAALGLALGVLIGRR; the protein is encoded by the coding sequence ATGTCCCAAGAACTTAGCGCTGCCAACAAAGACAAGCTGGTCTCCGACCTGAAGGCTGTTGTTTCCGACGCCGAAGAAATCCTGCGTGCCACGGCCGGTGCTGCCGGTGAAAAAGTGGGCGAACTGCGCACCAAGATCGAACTGCGTCTGCGTGATGCCAAGGAACGTCTGGCCGATGCCGAAGCCATCCTGGTTGACAAGACCAAGGCTGCAGCCCGTGCCACCGATGATTTCGTGCATGACCAGCCGTGGAAAGCCGTTGGCGTTGCCGCTGCACTGGGTCTCGCTCTCGGCGTCCTGATCGGTCGTCGCTAA
- a CDS encoding phage holin family protein, giving the protein MLQDAGGEGGRAGLFASLKNMIATLVAIGKTRAELLVTELEEEKIRLMSMWSKAIGAAFLLAVGVIMAVFCLALLFWEQRVLVFGIFAALFIGGGLMLVASLKAQAARPSKLLRSSLSELEADIEQLRRYAQKPE; this is encoded by the coding sequence ATGCTGCAGGATGCGGGCGGTGAAGGTGGCCGCGCAGGCCTCTTTGCCTCCCTGAAAAACATGATCGCGACGCTGGTCGCGATCGGCAAGACGCGCGCCGAGCTACTGGTTACCGAGCTTGAGGAGGAGAAAATCCGCCTCATGTCGATGTGGTCGAAGGCAATCGGCGCAGCGTTTTTGCTCGCCGTTGGCGTCATCATGGCGGTCTTCTGTCTGGCCCTGCTGTTCTGGGAACAGCGCGTACTTGTCTTTGGAATTTTTGCTGCATTGTTCATCGGTGGCGGACTGATGCTGGTTGCGTCGCTCAAGGCACAGGCGGCTCGCCCGAGCAAGCTTCTTCGCTCCAGCTTGTCCGAACTCGAAGCCGACATCGAGCAATTGCGTCGCTACGCACAAAAGCCGGAATGA
- a CDS encoding YqjK-like family protein translates to MNEKALALAMRHGALKARIDEQRRLLGQHVAPLEAALARGDAALQGVDWLKHHPAAIVAAVAAIVVVRPRAAWRWAKRGFFVWRGWQAIRNTLLGSV, encoded by the coding sequence ATGAACGAGAAGGCACTCGCTCTCGCCATGCGGCACGGTGCGCTCAAGGCACGCATCGATGAGCAACGGCGTTTGCTCGGCCAGCATGTGGCACCACTGGAGGCTGCTCTGGCGCGAGGTGATGCCGCGCTGCAAGGCGTTGACTGGCTGAAGCATCATCCGGCAGCCATCGTTGCCGCTGTTGCCGCAATTGTCGTCGTTCGGCCGCGGGCTGCCTGGCGTTGGGCAAAACGTGGCTTCTTTGTCTGGCGAGGCTGGCAGGCTATACGCAATACCTTGCTCGGGAGCGTCTAG
- a CDS encoding AmpG family muropeptide MFS transporter yields the protein MPAWLAALLTRKMLICIFTGFSSGLPLYLLLNLLPAWLRSEGIDLKTIGFFALIQFPYTWKFLWSPLLDRFSIPGFGRRRGWMLLTQIGLLLTIGFMGGLSPKDNIWPILWLATLLAFLSGTQDIAVDAFRREILSDNELGLGNAVHVNAYRIAGLIPGSLSLILADRLPWNEVFWITSAFMLPGMAMAWLVSEPLVRGAPKTLRQAVSEPFHEFMGRQGWRGALLILGFIFLYKVGDSLCTALATPFYLDMGFSKTDIGLIAKHAGLWPAVIGALLGGLWMVKLGINRALWLFGIVQLVSIFGFAWLAAQGHYDMIGSSERIALAFVIGLEALGVGLGTAAFVAFIARSTHPAYTATQMALFTSLAAVPRTFINASAGWLVETLGWFNFFWFCAALAIPGMLLLLKVAPWNTRAESLSLAD from the coding sequence ATGCCGGCCTGGCTCGCCGCGCTGCTGACCCGGAAGATGCTGATCTGCATCTTCACCGGCTTTTCTTCCGGCCTGCCGCTCTACCTGTTGCTCAACCTGCTGCCGGCCTGGCTGCGCAGCGAGGGCATCGACCTCAAGACGATCGGCTTCTTTGCGCTGATCCAGTTTCCCTACACCTGGAAATTCCTCTGGTCGCCGTTGCTCGACCGCTTCAGCATTCCCGGCTTCGGCCGGCGGCGCGGCTGGATGCTGCTGACGCAGATCGGCCTGCTGCTGACCATCGGATTCATGGGCGGGCTGAGCCCAAAGGACAACATCTGGCCCATCCTATGGTTGGCCACGCTGCTGGCCTTCCTGTCCGGCACCCAGGACATTGCGGTCGACGCCTTCCGGCGCGAGATTTTGAGCGACAACGAACTCGGCCTCGGCAATGCCGTGCATGTAAATGCCTATCGCATTGCCGGTTTGATTCCCGGCTCGCTGTCACTGATCCTCGCCGACCGCCTGCCCTGGAATGAAGTTTTCTGGATCACCAGTGCCTTCATGCTGCCCGGCATGGCCATGGCCTGGCTGGTCAGCGAACCGCTCGTCAGGGGTGCGCCGAAGACCCTGCGCCAGGCGGTCAGCGAACCCTTCCACGAATTCATGGGGCGCCAGGGCTGGCGCGGCGCTTTGCTGATTCTCGGCTTCATCTTTCTGTACAAGGTTGGCGACAGCCTGTGCACGGCGCTGGCCACCCCGTTCTATCTCGACATGGGCTTCAGCAAGACCGACATCGGCCTGATCGCCAAGCATGCCGGGCTATGGCCGGCCGTCATTGGCGCACTGCTCGGCGGTCTGTGGATGGTCAAACTGGGCATCAACCGGGCACTGTGGTTGTTCGGGATAGTCCAGCTGGTGTCGATATTCGGCTTTGCCTGGCTCGCAGCACAGGGGCATTACGACATGATAGGCAGCAGCGAACGCATCGCGCTGGCCTTCGTTATCGGTCTGGAAGCCCTCGGGGTCGGTCTGGGTACAGCGGCCTTCGTCGCCTTCATTGCCCGCTCGACGCACCCGGCCTACACGGCAACACAGATGGCCTTGTTCACCAGCCTGGCTGCCGTACCGCGCACCTTCATCAATGCGTCTGCCGGCTGGCTGGTCGAAACACTGGGCTGGTTCAACTTCTTCTGGTTCTGTGCCGCACTGGCCATCCCCGGCATGCTGTTGCTGCTGAAAGTGGCCCCCTGGAATACGCGGGCCGAATCGCTCAGTCTTGCCGATTGA
- the metW gene encoding methionine biosynthesis protein MetW, with the protein MTHTLGRPDFEVIAGWVEPGHRVLDLGCGDGTLLKHLIETRGVDGVGVEIDDANVLAAIKNGINIIQGNLEKGLDEFADQAFDHVVLSRTLQTVRHTEGILREMLRVGREAVVSFPNFAYWKNLRSVLDGRMPVSEDLPYQWYDSPNVRFFTLLDFEALCARMGLIIRERSVLDEEGNPVTCSADRDVNFLGSLAVYRLTQPR; encoded by the coding sequence ATGACGCATACCCTGGGCCGCCCCGATTTCGAAGTCATCGCCGGCTGGGTCGAACCCGGCCACCGCGTGCTCGACCTCGGCTGCGGCGACGGCACGCTATTGAAGCACCTGATCGAGACACGCGGCGTCGATGGCGTCGGCGTCGAAATCGATGACGCCAATGTGCTGGCTGCGATCAAGAACGGCATCAACATCATCCAGGGCAACCTGGAAAAGGGCCTCGACGAATTTGCCGACCAGGCCTTCGACCATGTCGTCCTGTCGCGTACCCTGCAAACCGTCCGCCATACCGAAGGCATCCTGCGCGAGATGCTGCGCGTCGGTCGCGAAGCCGTTGTCTCCTTCCCGAATTTCGCCTACTGGAAGAACCTGCGCTCGGTGCTCGACGGCCGCATGCCGGTTTCCGAAGACCTGCCCTACCAGTGGTACGACTCGCCCAACGTGCGTTTCTTCACACTGCTCGATTTCGAGGCGCTGTGCGCCCGGATGGGCCTGATCATCCGCGAACGCAGCGTACTCGATGAAGAAGGCAATCCGGTCACTTGCAGCGCCGACCGCGATGTCAATTTCCTCGGCAGCCTGGCGGTCTACCGCCTGACCCAGCCGCGCTGA
- the metX gene encoding homoserine O-succinyltransferase MetX — protein sequence MSGHSVGAVQSQCAHFDQPLHLRSGGVLPAYDLVYETYGTLNAAKSNAILVCHALSGHHHVAGHYADQPENIGWWDNIVGPGRPLDTDKFFVVGLNNLGGCHGSTGPSSLNPATGKPWGADFPIVAVNDWVHAQARLADLLGIDSWAAVMGGSLGGMQALRWSITYPERVRNAIVIAAAPKLSAQNIAFNDVARQAILTDPDFHGGNYYEHNTRPVRGLRLARMLGHITYLSDDQMGEKFGRELRNSAFSFGFDVEFEVESYLRYQGDKFAGYFDANTYLLMTKALDYFDPSREDNGDLKATLARTKANFLIASFTTDWRFTPARSKEIVAALLAARRNVSYAEIDLNFGHDSFLMEDAQYHGVVDAYLRNIKL from the coding sequence ATGTCAGGACATTCCGTCGGCGCCGTCCAATCACAATGCGCCCATTTCGACCAACCGCTGCATCTGCGCAGCGGCGGGGTGTTGCCCGCCTACGATCTGGTCTACGAGACCTACGGCACGCTCAACGCGGCCAAGTCGAACGCGATTCTCGTCTGTCACGCGCTGTCCGGCCACCATCATGTCGCCGGCCACTACGCCGACCAGCCGGAAAACATCGGCTGGTGGGACAACATCGTCGGCCCCGGTCGACCGCTCGATACCGACAAATTCTTCGTCGTCGGCCTGAACAATCTTGGCGGCTGCCATGGCTCGACCGGGCCATCATCCCTCAACCCGGCGACCGGCAAACCCTGGGGTGCCGACTTTCCGATCGTCGCGGTCAATGACTGGGTGCATGCCCAGGCCCGCCTCGCCGATTTGCTCGGCATCGACAGCTGGGCCGCCGTCATGGGCGGCAGCCTGGGCGGCATGCAGGCGCTGCGCTGGAGCATCACCTACCCGGAGCGCGTCCGCAACGCCATCGTGATTGCCGCCGCGCCCAAGCTATCGGCCCAGAATATCGCCTTCAACGACGTCGCGCGCCAGGCCATCCTGACCGACCCGGACTTCCACGGCGGCAATTACTACGAACACAACACCCGACCGGTACGCGGCCTGCGCCTGGCGCGCATGCTCGGCCACATCACCTATCTGTCGGACGACCAGATGGGCGAAAAATTCGGCCGCGAACTGCGCAACAGTGCCTTCTCCTTCGGTTTCGATGTCGAATTCGAGGTCGAGTCGTATTTGCGCTACCAGGGCGACAAGTTCGCCGGTTATTTCGACGCCAATACCTATCTGCTGATGACCAAGGCGCTCGACTACTTCGATCCGTCGCGTGAAGACAACGGCGATCTGAAAGCAACCCTGGCGCGCACCAAGGCGAATTTCCTGATCGCCTCCTTCACCACCGACTGGCGCTTCACGCCGGCCCGCTCCAAGGAAATCGTCGCGGCGCTGCTGGCGGCGCGGCGCAACGTTTCCTACGCCGAAATCGACCTCAACTTCGGCCACGACTCCTTCCTGATGGAAGACGCCCAGTATCACGGCGTCGTCGATGCCTATCTGCGGAACATCAAGCTATGA
- a CDS encoding PilZ domain-containing protein, producing MKWPSLSKSRPSVEVLLRCSKASDIGGTVATNLLEQRRHQRIRFGNPPPIQIGYGGSIGEGVIVNLSLSGLMVRTSLELEIGHVAGCEFSLFGSPVIDVPVSVVSRVGDLFGARFQTGPINQIIIDDAISAALASGQASILSVNDLAGRKVMRISGGLNGALESDFMHALTRVGIHEMDLAGVTTVDQAGLALCRVATSLHGVTIGARSDAFSGVWNLALAVSGEVEGS from the coding sequence ATGAAATGGCCGTCCCTGAGCAAATCGCGGCCGTCGGTGGAAGTTTTGTTAAGATGCAGCAAAGCGTCAGATATTGGGGGAACCGTGGCAACTAACCTGCTTGAACAACGGCGGCATCAGCGTATCCGTTTTGGCAACCCGCCGCCGATACAGATTGGTTACGGCGGAAGTATTGGCGAAGGTGTCATTGTCAATCTGTCGCTCTCCGGCTTGATGGTGCGGACCTCCCTGGAGCTGGAGATCGGTCATGTGGCCGGTTGCGAGTTTTCGCTGTTCGGGTCGCCCGTGATCGACGTGCCGGTAAGCGTGGTCAGTCGGGTTGGCGATCTGTTCGGTGCGCGTTTCCAGACCGGGCCGATCAACCAGATCATCATTGACGACGCGATCAGCGCAGCCCTGGCTTCCGGACAAGCTTCGATCCTGTCGGTCAACGACCTGGCCGGGCGCAAGGTGATGCGTATTTCCGGCGGTCTGAATGGCGCCCTGGAGAGCGATTTCATGCATGCCCTGACCCGGGTCGGCATTCACGAAATGGACCTTGCCGGCGTGACGACTGTCGATCAGGCTGGTCTGGCATTGTGCCGGGTGGCAACGAGCTTGCATGGTGTGACGATCGGTGCCCGATCGGATGCATTTTCCGGTGTCTGGAATCTGGCTCTGGCTGTTTCTGGTGAGGTGGAAGGTTCTTGA
- a CDS encoding TonB-dependent receptor plug domain-containing protein, producing MTPLFPVKTFAPSTLRFLLPLGVLSLATAAQAEDEAIYFSDLPVVASVSRLPQRLADAPTAVTVIDRDIIKASGVRDLNDIFRLVPGFQTYPNTTETARVSYHGMGEGDYAPRVQVLVDGRSMYSPLFGGGVNWAVLPVALEDIERIEVVRGTNAVSYGSNAFLGVINIITVDPALTHGVSVSTSYGNQNVRDYNLRAGGKIGEVGDFRFTFKQQNDDGLTNQYNWIDSYFSRLFDLRADVALSDRDSLQLNLGQADGVTQVGRLKMPAAQPDPENPIRELMQRSSYLQLSWRRVLSPTSDLQVRYSYSVDQSSDVFGFRFIDGKTYHFNQSGDVGMRSELEVQHSLRLADAARLVWGASWRNDGMRSEWALPGQGMVHREVSRLFGNFEWKPVRWFTGNFGLAGEEDSLAGFHVSPRLGTNFHLNSENTLRLGVSRGFRTGSTVDYLGNEKVKFGNFLYQNVFVGNPKMPSERLDTMEIGYLGDWRDWQASLDVRLFSEKIYDRLFRIDLGGQTVPPNQPDNTLPDSTVPIQNIHIYGVEYQFKWQPFENTRLLVNQAFARIDADYLASALGLSGSTLSSAKNAHKIDEFTERSMPRRSSSLLLMQKLPLGLDFSIAGYWQDMMKWSTNTTSVRYHRFDTRLGYPFRFNGLRGELALTVQSLNGTHSEYKSSINNPDGRLVERRQWLSLRLDY from the coding sequence TTGACGCCATTGTTTCCCGTAAAAACATTCGCTCCATCCACTTTGCGTTTTCTTCTGCCTCTGGGGGTGTTGTCTCTTGCAACAGCTGCCCAGGCGGAAGACGAAGCGATTTATTTCAGCGATCTGCCTGTCGTTGCTTCGGTGAGCCGTCTGCCGCAAAGACTGGCTGATGCACCGACTGCAGTCACGGTGATTGATCGCGACATCATCAAGGCTTCCGGTGTACGCGATCTGAACGATATTTTTCGCCTGGTACCGGGTTTCCAGACTTACCCGAATACGACGGAGACGGCGCGGGTCAGCTATCACGGCATGGGTGAAGGCGATTACGCGCCTCGGGTGCAGGTTCTGGTCGACGGGCGTTCGATGTATTCGCCGCTGTTTGGGGGGGGCGTCAATTGGGCCGTCTTGCCGGTTGCGCTCGAGGATATCGAGCGCATCGAGGTCGTGCGCGGAACCAATGCGGTGTCTTACGGCAGCAATGCTTTTCTTGGCGTCATCAACATCATCACGGTTGATCCGGCGCTGACGCATGGTGTCTCGGTATCGACCAGCTATGGCAACCAGAACGTCCGTGACTACAACTTGCGGGCCGGTGGAAAAATTGGTGAAGTCGGCGATTTTCGTTTTACGTTCAAGCAGCAAAATGACGATGGTTTGACCAACCAGTACAACTGGATCGACTCCTATTTTTCGCGCCTGTTTGACTTGCGGGCGGATGTCGCCCTGAGTGACCGCGACAGCCTGCAGTTGAATCTGGGGCAGGCGGATGGAGTGACTCAGGTTGGCCGCCTGAAAATGCCGGCCGCCCAACCTGATCCGGAGAATCCGATACGTGAGTTGATGCAGCGCAGCAGTTACCTGCAATTGTCCTGGCGGCGCGTCTTGTCACCGACTTCTGACCTGCAGGTGCGTTACTCCTATTCGGTTGATCAGTCCTCGGATGTGTTCGGTTTCCGGTTTATTGATGGGAAGACCTACCACTTCAATCAGTCCGGTGATGTCGGCATGCGTAGCGAACTTGAGGTTCAGCACAGCCTGCGTCTTGCCGATGCCGCCCGCCTGGTGTGGGGCGCCAGCTGGCGCAATGACGGCATGCGTTCTGAATGGGCCTTGCCCGGGCAGGGCATGGTACATCGCGAGGTCAGTCGCCTGTTCGGCAATTTCGAGTGGAAGCCGGTCAGATGGTTCACCGGCAATTTTGGTTTGGCTGGTGAAGAGGATTCACTGGCGGGCTTCCATGTTTCACCGCGTCTCGGCACCAATTTTCACCTGAATTCCGAAAATACCTTGCGCCTTGGAGTTTCGCGAGGTTTTCGCACAGGCAGCACGGTCGATTATCTTGGAAACGAAAAGGTAAAGTTCGGCAATTTTCTTTACCAGAATGTCTTCGTCGGCAACCCGAAGATGCCATCGGAGCGTCTTGATACGATGGAGATCGGATATCTCGGTGACTGGCGAGACTGGCAGGCGAGTCTCGATGTAAGGCTGTTCAGTGAAAAAATCTATGATCGTCTGTTCAGAATAGATCTGGGTGGTCAGACCGTACCGCCGAATCAGCCGGATAATACGCTTCCTGATTCGACGGTTCCAATTCAGAACATTCATATCTACGGCGTTGAATACCAGTTCAAGTGGCAGCCGTTCGAAAATACCCGGTTGCTTGTGAATCAGGCCTTTGCGCGTATTGACGCCGATTATCTGGCTTCAGCCTTGGGCTTGTCGGGATCGACTCTTTCATCTGCAAAAAATGCCCATAAAATCGACGAATTTACCGAGCGCTCGATGCCGCGTCGTTCGAGCTCTTTGCTCTTGATGCAGAAATTGCCGCTGGGACTCGATTTCTCGATCGCCGGCTATTGGCAGGATATGATGAAGTGGTCTACCAATACCACTTCAGTCAGATATCACCGCTTTGACACCCGTCTCGGCTACCCTTTCCGATTCAACGGCTTGCGTGGCGAACTCGCGCTTACCGTACAGTCGCTGAACGGCACCCACAGCGAGTACAAGTCCAGCATCAACAATCCTGACGGACGTCTCGTCGAACGGCGTCAGTGGCTGAGCCTGCGCCTGGATTACTAG